A genomic region of Procambarus clarkii isolate CNS0578487 chromosome 30, FALCON_Pclarkii_2.0, whole genome shotgun sequence contains the following coding sequences:
- the LOC123765569 gene encoding uncharacterized PPE family protein PPE21-like, with product MPNIGDRIPGQAIPSTAVGSLEYHTTNSGSLEYHTTNSGSLEYHTTNSGSLEYHTTNSGSLEYHTTNSGSLEYHTTNSGSLEYHTTNSGSLEYHTTNSGSLEYHTTNSGSLEYHTTNSGSMEYHTTNSGSMEYHTTNSGSLEYHTTNSGSIECVARVWR from the coding sequence ATGCCTAATATTGGAGACCGGATCCCAGGACAGGCCATCCCCAGTACAGCTGTAGGGAGTCTGGAGTACCATACCACCAACAGTGGGAGTCTGGAGTACCATACCACCAACAGTGGGAGTCTGGAGTACCATACCACCAACAGTGGGAGTCTGGAGTACCATACCACCAACAGTGGGAGTCTGGAGTACCATACCACCAACAGTGGGAGTCTGGAGTACCATACCACCAACAGTGGGAGTCTGGAGTACCATACCACCAACAGTGGGAGTCTGGAGTACCATACCACCAACAGTGGGAGTCTGGAGTACCATACCACCAACAGTGGGAGTCTGGAGTACCATACCACCAACAGTGGGAGTATGGAGTACCATACCACCAACAGTGGGAGTATGGAGTACCATACCACCAACAGTGGGAGTCTGGAGTACCATACCACCAACAGTGGGAGTATAGAGTGCGTAGCGAGGGTCTGGAGGTAG